In candidate division WOR-3 bacterium, the genomic window GTAACCAAGGTGGCAAGTATCGGCACTGGGCTAATAATAATTGTTCCCATAATAGATGCAATTTTTTGTGGCGGTTGTTTTATTACTTACCCTTCAAGACTGGAAAAGTTCTTTCTTCATTTTTTAAACCCATTCGTATCACTTGTTGATATTGGTGTTTCATCAGGGCAACGAATAGTCATTTTTTTAATTTGTTTGCTTGCTGGCTTATATGGATATATAATACGAAATAAATTTATAAGTGGTATTACTACTTTCCTGGTTGTTTTAGTGATTATATTATTTTCAGGCGGACTTACCACTATACTTGCCGGAAACAGGCCGGAGAATATCTATATAAACGGTGGGATACTCAATACCGATACCCAGAAATTTTCTGCAATATATTTCATCTTTTTCGTGATAGTTTTCTTTTTTTATTTGTATTTTTTAGACCGAAAAGATTTTCATATACTTATTTCTTCAATGCGGGTAGAAAGGCTGGCATTTTACGGGTGCGTTAGCCTATGTGGTTTTATCCTTGCAACAAAACAATCCGGGGTATTTCACAAAATTGATTTGTTCAACTTTTTAGGAATTTTCCTTATATTTCTTTGCCCTTCGTTTGGATTCTGGGCTTTACAACTCTTTAATGACTTTTTTGATTTACCGATTGACGAAATTTCCCGAAAAAGTAATCCAGTTTTAATGGGCATTAAAAGAAAATATTATTTTCTGGGTTGTTTTTCAATTTTTTTGATTGTAATAATTGGTTCATTTATATTGAATTATCAGGCATTCCTTATTATGACTGCATTTTTACTTTTGGGAATTATTTATTCAATGCCACCAGTTCGTCTCAAAAGATTCCCAC contains:
- a CDS encoding UbiA family prenyltransferase gives rise to the protein VTKVASIGTGLIIIVPIIDAIFCGGCFITYPSRLEKFFLHFLNPFVSLVDIGVSSGQRIVIFLICLLAGLYGYIIRNKFISGITTFLVVLVIILFSGGLTTILAGNRPENIYINGGILNTDTQKFSAIYFIFFVIVFFFYLYFLDRKDFHILISSMRVERLAFYGCVSLCGFILATKQSGVFHKIDLFNFLGIFLIFLCPSFGFWALQLFNDFFDLPIDEISRKSNPVLMGIKRKYYFLGCFSIFLIVIIGSFILNYQAFLIMTAFLLLGIIYSMPPVRLKRFPLISTFIIAVVVILSISIGYSIIYFEEIFAQIPNRLIFALLSGITIGFSAKDIGHIEGDRKNGVITLPVLLYKKETLSGRFPFSLLLSSSFMIITIFIPKILPGSLIAFFITFFYTLLSKNPKEWLYFSILYLFSFYLLFRILF